The Desulfonatronovibrio magnus DNA window ATTTCACTGTCAGCTGGGATGTCCTGCCAGGCAGGAGCCTTATCCTTATCTTCCTGATTGATGACAAATGTTTGTGACTTGACAACCTCATTGTTGGCATTGACTGCCAGAAACAGGTATTCAATCTGCTCTGTTGATCTGGAAGGAGCAGGAAGAACGCCTGCGAAGTTATTTCTTCTGGTATTGGTCATGGGTACAAAGACAAAGTCAGCTTCCCCGGCTGATTTAAAGTAGCAGCGAACCAGTTCAATTCCACTGGGGTCAGACACCTGTGCCTCAAGCTGAATCCGGTGTTCAGGTACAAAGTACTTGGGAGCAGTATGTCTCATGTTGGTCTGCGCTGAAGTTTCAGCGGCCATAAGAGCGGGTGCCAGGGTAGACAATACAAGTGAGAGGCACATGAAGATAATCAGCGATTTTTCACCTGCACTGCGAAACTGTTTGATCCAGGGCATAATTCTTGTCATAATTCCTCCTAAATGGGTTAAAAAATTAAAAGATATCTTTAGTCTGTTGCGCTTTGAACCTGAATAGCTCTTTGAAGCAGGTTGTCCTCCTGGATAGTAATTTTTCCAGGGGGCAGAGTTTTGAGCATTTCCTGTACCAGCCAGGCTATTCTATCAGATCTGGAAGCTGAAGAGTGGGCCATCAGGTTGATGATAGCGTTAAAAGGGTCTATCTGCCATTGTCTGTGAGCAGTACGCCATTGTTCACTGCGCCACAGAAGTTGACCTGTCTGGCAATGAGTCAGTCTTAATGAACAGGAAACTACAACTGCATCATATACGCCCTGATGAATCGAAGCAGACTGATCCACTTGCCCCAGGAGTACCGCCTCAGTATTGAGTTTGCTGCATAGACGCTCAAGACTTATTCCCTGCAGTTGTCCAGGGGTCTGGATGCCCAGGTCATCCATTACATCTTGTACAGCTTCAACTGAAACTCTGCGGTAACCCTTGGCTTGCAGCCTCTGGTAAACTTCGCTGTACAAAACATCTTCAAGCTCAGGCTCCAATGAAAAGTTATCCATAGGTAAAACAGCGATCACATTGGGGGAGTACTTTTCATACTGGGGATTTACTTCCCAGAATTCCTGATCCTCTCTGGATTGTGCATGACCTGATGTTGCCATGGTTAAGCAAACCCAGGAAAAGAGTGTAATCAGCGTACCAGCCTTTTTGAAAAACATAATCTTACCTTACCATTTTTCTAAAATTAATTCAATATAACGCCACTGCCATCCTGCCTTATTTCCGGCTGTTTCGGCGCTTCCGGTTGTGACGGAGTTGTCGGCCTGCTGTGTCTGTTATAAGTTGAGATAAGCTCTACCAGGGCCTGGCCTATGGCCATGTCCAGAGCATCGTCTCCAGCGCTGCTGTCCCATGAACCAACCTGTCCGCCGGCAGGTCCTCCGGAAAAAGTCTGACGTATGGTATGTTCTCCCTGACCTGTGGAAAGATATTCTCCTGTCTGGGCATTCTGGAGGAGAAGGTCCACCCTGACGGTTGTATCTACAGTTCTTGCTCGGGATGTAGCACTGACCTGGGAATGGGTATGAACGTTGAATCTTGTAATGGCTCCGGAAATAAAATACTCACAGAGTAGAATTCTTCTGGCTCTCTGCATGTTTTCAGGACTTCTGATGATATCCACCTGACTTAAAGTATCCCAGTCAAAAAGACGTTTCATCTCTTCCCATTCCACAACCCTGAAATAGCCTGCTCTGAGCAGGTGTGAGGCAAGAAACTGGCCGGAGGTGTCCCACAATCGGTCAGCGGAATAGGTGCTTTTGTTTTCAAAACCGGCAATAGCCACCAGCTCTCTGTCAGCAGGAGGCGGGGGTATTCTGCTCCAGTCAACCCTTTGCTCCTGGTCCTGCAATTGTGGCGGAGGTGATGAATATTGTCCTGAGTGATGGGCCTGGCATCCAGTGAGAGCCATTGCAAACATTAATAACGCAAACAGTGTTACTTGAAATTTTAATCTCATGATTTATACCTGAAAGTGCTTAAGGTTATTGAAGTCTGACCAGAGGCAGGTCAGTTCCCTGCATCCTGAAGTAGGGGTGCTGCTGGCCGTTGGTCAATCTTGGAACTTGCCTGGAAACAAACTGAAAAACTTCGTTTAAGGAAACGTATCCGTCCCTGTCATAATCTGCCTCGCCGCGCATGGCATTGACAAGGGCATAGGTAAATGCTCCATGCCCGGTAAAGTCTGGATCAAGGCGAAACTTGTCTGATTCCAGTGATACTTCTCCTGCCTTGGAAGCGGACAGGATATAGGTACCACTGGCTGCACTTATGGCACCAGCTAAATCTTCACCTGTTCCGAGATTGCGCATGCCCACCTGCAGGGCTCCAGCATGACAGGTATCCATAGCGACTATTATTTTATCAACATTATGAGAGAGAATTCTGATGGATTCTTCAAAGTCAGACATTCTCAGTCCAGTAGATAAAAGATTGTTGAAATCAGAGTCAGAGGGCATGAAATAGTATGAGCCTGACTGGCGATGCTTAATACCATGACCGGCCATGAATATAAAAATAATATCATTGGGAGCTGCCTTACCAAGATGAGTTGTAATGGCTTCAATTATTGCGTTTCGTGTCACATCCTCGTTTACAAGAGTCTTAAAATGAACTTCAGAAAAGGATTTGCCTTCATGGGCCTTGAAAAATCGTTCCAGCTTGAGGGCGTCCTGGTCAGCGTATCTAAGACTGATGGACGAACTGGTGTATTTGGAAACCCCAATGGCAAGCCCCCAGAAAACAGGCTTGCCTGAGGGTGATACAGGACCGAGTGAGCCTGAAGAGGCAGCAGCCCAGCCTGATTCGCCTCTCGCTATTTCCAGAGCCTTTCTGGTAATGTTGCCATGAATGTCAGCGGCCTGGATGGAAATAGTGCTGGTGGAGTCGTCCAGAGCGAGTTCGTGCATAAAGTGGCCAGTATCTGAAAAAGGAACGTCCTGGTCATTTACCCGGACAAAAAGGATATCACTTTCATCACGGACAATGCCTTCAATTATAGTGCTTTTTATTTCAGGCCTCATGGCTATCTGAAAACCTCTCGTGACCTCAGGACGCAATAAGACCAGTTCAGGAGGGCTTGTATCGCTTCCTCTGTCTACTGCCAGATCTTTTGTTGACATTCGTCCGACAGTATTGACTGCCATAATCAAAAATCTATTTTCCCCAGATCCAAGTTCCACAGAATGCTGAAATCTTCCATCGTTATCATGCTCTACCTTTTCACCATTAATCCTGACCTCAGTTATGCCTCGAGAGTCGATGGCCATTCCCTCGATGGTCAGTTCTCTTTGTCTGGCAACTGGAATAAAGCCTCTTGTGGCTGGGGGATTCAAGATGACCAGTTCAGGACCATTAGTGCCAGCAGGTTGAGCTTGAGCTGCTTCTTCCTGCTGCTCTGCTGATTGAGGCTGCAAAGCCGCAGCTTGAGTGGGCTGTGTGTCTGCTGGTTCGGGTTGCTGGGCTGAAGGCTCTGGTCTTGGGGCAGGTCTTGGGGCAGGTCTCGGCGTAAGAGATGATTTATAAGTTGACAACTGGCTTCTATCCTGTGCAGTCAGGCTGGAGGGCAGTTTTCGAGATGCAATTTGGGCTATTTCCTGAGACAGTTTCTGATAATTGGAATGGGAAGCTTCCTGTCCAGAACGGCTTGCAGTTGTAAATGACAGGCTGTCCATGTCAATTGTTCTTCCGGTTGCAGCGTTCACGATTCTGTATGAAGCTGAAGTAGCAGCCCTGCTCATCTGCATATTCAAAACTTCTTCCTGGGAGACCTGAGTTCTGACTTTTGCGCTGACAACAAACGCTGCGTTGTTCAGGACTGCTGCTTTTCTAAGTTCGGACATTGCTCCAGACCTGGCTGATTCTACTTCCTGTCTGGAAAGTCCACTCATTGGAGAGATATCATCGGAGGTCATTACTTCAAAGTCCTGCCTGAGAAGGTTTCTCGCTATGAGCATTTCGGTTTCTTTAATCAGGGATGAACTGGTTTCGTCTCCTCTTTCCTGAACAACATTGATTAGTATTTTAGGAGTTGAAGCAACCACGCTTTGAGCATGCAAGGCAAAAAAAATGATGAATATTGTAATTAAAAATATTTTTTTCATATGGATCCTCCTTGATGAAAAAGGTTTGTGACATACATGGCTGTCATTGCTGGATCAAGTATGTAGTAGTTGTATGTTCAATATTTAGATTCTGCAGGGTTTCAAGCCTTGAAATCAGTTGCGTAGACTTCTTGGAATCTTCTGGTCCTACCACGAGAAAAGGGGTTGTCTGGCTGAATGATGAGCCCATCAGGTCAAAAGGTCTGGATGAAATGAGGGCTACCAGCTTGTCTGTGCCTGCAGGGCCTGTCACCTGCAAATCAAAGCCCATTTGTTCGTTGGGAACAGAGTACCTTCTCCCAGGCTGTATGAACTGACTGGATGAAAAATAGTTGGGAAAAACCTGTATAACTTCCCCCTTGGTGGTAAGAGTCAGAATTGTTAAATAACCAGGTTCAGTGCTTTCAAAGAAAAAACTTATGGGCTCTCCAATTCGATATGAACTTTTGTCTGTCCAGACAGAAAAACTTTCAGATGATTGTTCATTTCCTATATTCAGTATGATGTCGAAAAGTGATTTTTCCTGTACAGGTGCTGGATCTGGGCTGACTGGATCTGGATCAAACTGAGGTGAATGTTCAGGCAAAGATGCAATCTCCAATGGAGGTTCTTGTTCAGAAAGCTCATGATCTACCTGTGCATCCGGAACAGTTTTTTGAGTTATCTCCGCTGTTGCAAGCTCTTCCTCCTGTTTTCCTAAAGGAATAAGGATTGCCACGATGACCAGACTAACAACAAGTATCGTACTGAGGAATAAAAGTTTTTTATTCATCAAGACATCAACTAAGTTAGCTGGAGAAAGCTTTTGATCTTTTTTGTCTGACTGATTTTCCTCTCTGCTTTGAGAAATACCTGTCGAGTCTAATATTGTTCTATCTTCCTCAAGTATTGTAGAATCGATTACTGTCTGGTCATCAAGTATGGTTTTCTCATCATCAAGGTCTTGAAGTGGATGTTGATCCTGATCAGGTGACTGCAGCTTGCCTGTCTGAAAGTCCTGAAGATCATGAAGAAGAGCCTCACAACTCTGATATCTATTTTCAGGAACTTTATCCAGTAACCGCATTATGATATTGCCAAGCTGCCTTGGAATATCCGGGGTTGTTGCTTCGGGCCTTGCTGGTATTTCGTGGGCCTGGGCATAATATATGGCACTTGTGTCTTTGCCGTGAAAAGGATGCTTGCCTGTAACCATTTCATAAAAAACAAGGCCCAGGCTATACAAATCACTTCTTGCATCAACTGGATCGCCCTTGATTTGTTCAGGACTCATAAATCTTGGTGAACCGAGAACTGTATTTGGAGCAGTCAAATCATTGTCACCAAGGTCTTTGGAAATACCAAAGTCAGTGATTACTACCTTTCCCCGACTGTCAAACATTATATTTGAGGGTTTAATATCTCGATGTATCACCTTTCGCTGATGGGCATGACCCAAGGCTTCAGTTATTTCTAACATTAATTCCAATGCTGTCTTAGTTTCAAACGCACCCTCTCTTTTGATGCGGGCCTGGAAGTTTTCTCCCTCAATGAAAGGCATTATTATATAGTCAAATTCATCGTTGGTTCCAAAGTCATAAATGTCGATTATTCCTGGATGATCAAGGCTGGCAGCCAATTTGGCCTCTCTGTAGAACCTGGCCTTAAAATGTTCGTTTTTTACCAGTTCCTGGTGAATAATTTTTATGGCAACTTTTTTGCCCAGAGCTTTATGAATGCCCAAAAAAATCTTTCCCATGCCACCGGCCTGGATCAATTCTTTAATTTCGTACTTATCGCCCAAGGCGTTATGAATCAATGTCTGACTGTCGCTCATCTGACTCTCTTATTTCTAAATTTGCAGTTTGAACTTTTAGCATGACCGAAACATTTCATGGAAAAGGCTGTTTTTGAGTCCGCTTAACCTGGAATATGAATAAATCAACAATGCAAAAGTGTCGTCTTAAATCGTTATGTTCCGAAAATTTTTACAAATTTACAAAAATACTGATATGGGTTTTAAAATTTCAACGAAGCTTTCCCAAAGCTCTCTGGTAATAATCGTTGTCTTCAAAGGGCATTACTTCAAGTACTTCTCTCCACTTTTCAATGGCTCTGGAGCGCTG harbors:
- a CDS encoding GNA1162 family protein, giving the protein MFFKKAGTLITLFSWVCLTMATSGHAQSREDQEFWEVNPQYEKYSPNVIAVLPMDNFSLEPELEDVLYSEVYQRLQAKGYRRVSVEAVQDVMDDLGIQTPGQLQGISLERLCSKLNTEAVLLGQVDQSASIHQGVYDAVVVSCSLRLTHCQTGQLLWRSEQWRTAHRQWQIDPFNAIINLMAHSSASRSDRIAWLVQEMLKTLPPGKITIQEDNLLQRAIQVQSATD
- a CDS encoding CsgG/HfaB family protein translates to MRLKFQVTLFALLMFAMALTGCQAHHSGQYSSPPPQLQDQEQRVDWSRIPPPPADRELVAIAGFENKSTYSADRLWDTSGQFLASHLLRAGYFRVVEWEEMKRLFDWDTLSQVDIIRSPENMQRARRILLCEYFISGAITRFNVHTHSQVSATSRARTVDTTVRVDLLLQNAQTGEYLSTGQGEHTIRQTFSGGPAGGQVGSWDSSAGDDALDMAIGQALVELISTYNRHSRPTTPSQPEAPKQPEIRQDGSGVILN
- a CDS encoding caspase family protein — encoded protein: MKKIFLITIFIIFFALHAQSVVASTPKILINVVQERGDETSSSLIKETEMLIARNLLRQDFEVMTSDDISPMSGLSRQEVESARSGAMSELRKAAVLNNAAFVVSAKVRTQVSQEEVLNMQMSRAATSASYRIVNAATGRTIDMDSLSFTTASRSGQEASHSNYQKLSQEIAQIASRKLPSSLTAQDRSQLSTYKSSLTPRPAPRPAPRPEPSAQQPEPADTQPTQAAALQPQSAEQQEEAAQAQPAGTNGPELVILNPPATRGFIPVARQRELTIEGMAIDSRGITEVRINGEKVEHDNDGRFQHSVELGSGENRFLIMAVNTVGRMSTKDLAVDRGSDTSPPELVLLRPEVTRGFQIAMRPEIKSTIIEGIVRDESDILFVRVNDQDVPFSDTGHFMHELALDDSTSTISIQAADIHGNITRKALEIARGESGWAAASSGSLGPVSPSGKPVFWGLAIGVSKYTSSSISLRYADQDALKLERFFKAHEGKSFSEVHFKTLVNEDVTRNAIIEAITTHLGKAAPNDIIFIFMAGHGIKHRQSGSYYFMPSDSDFNNLLSTGLRMSDFEESIRILSHNVDKIIVAMDTCHAGALQVGMRNLGTGEDLAGAISAASGTYILSASKAGEVSLESDKFRLDPDFTGHGAFTYALVNAMRGEADYDRDGYVSLNEVFQFVSRQVPRLTNGQQHPYFRMQGTDLPLVRLQ
- a CDS encoding serine/threonine-protein kinase is translated as MSDSQTLIHNALGDKYEIKELIQAGGMGKIFLGIHKALGKKVAIKIIHQELVKNEHFKARFYREAKLAASLDHPGIIDIYDFGTNDEFDYIIMPFIEGENFQARIKREGAFETKTALELMLEITEALGHAHQRKVIHRDIKPSNIMFDSRGKVVITDFGISKDLGDNDLTAPNTVLGSPRFMSPEQIKGDPVDARSDLYSLGLVFYEMVTGKHPFHGKDTSAIYYAQAHEIPARPEATTPDIPRQLGNIIMRLLDKVPENRYQSCEALLHDLQDFQTGKLQSPDQDQHPLQDLDDEKTILDDQTVIDSTILEEDRTILDSTGISQSREENQSDKKDQKLSPANLVDVLMNKKLLFLSTILVVSLVIVAILIPLGKQEEELATAEITQKTVPDAQVDHELSEQEPPLEIASLPEHSPQFDPDPVSPDPAPVQEKSLFDIILNIGNEQSSESFSVWTDKSSYRIGEPISFFFESTEPGYLTILTLTTKGEVIQVFPNYFSSSQFIQPGRRYSVPNEQMGFDLQVTGPAGTDKLVALISSRPFDLMGSSFSQTTPFLVVGPEDSKKSTQLISRLETLQNLNIEHTTTTYLIQQ